The following are encoded in a window of Harmonia axyridis chromosome 7, icHarAxyr1.1, whole genome shotgun sequence genomic DNA:
- the LOC123684390 gene encoding uncharacterized protein LOC123684390 isoform X1: MTHNFEHYLLTNARRFVKTHDDLVITPADKGNITVILSTEQYEQKMNQLLQDSSVYKQLRRDPTNEFQYKNNKIVKQLKDKGFIDASMARKLTTYKAIPPRIYGLPKVHKADIPLRPIVSTIGSASVELSQFMTQILTEAFSDFHDYTIADSFQFASKINNFILPQGYKLISLDAVSLFTNISLELVIQIIQQEWSRVSQVTTIGISLFLIIIKFLFESSYFVFKGSFISQIFGCAMGSKISPILANIVMSVLLKYCIPLQPFQVPITYQYVDDLLLAIPEDRTATTLAVFNNYDHHIKFSAEEETENGVPFLDTKAIRCAGNIVKLDWYQKPTSSGRYIHYSSNHSWAMKTNLIKGMFRRIKKICHPDFLHNSEEKIFENNGYPRMFLNRCLHSLTSDQIDEAPQIRTSTLVEPATHDKYVSLPLIPPLTGVLFSQTKDRIHTMSRSDVVYRIPCENCESVYVGQTSQCLKRRISIHKSDARLRPDRCALASHSSSLDHHFKFDEVEILCTNSDYNKRSFLEMCFINENENNINKKTDLKNLSVVYSYLLSLDRRPSR, encoded by the exons ATGACACATAACTTTGAGCACTACCTTTTGACCAATGCTAGAAGATTTGTCAAGACACATGATGACTTGGTTATCACTCCTGCTGACAAAGGTAACATCACAGTAATACTTTCCACAGAACAGTATGAACAGAAAATGAACCAGCTTCTACAAGACTCGTCAGTTTACAAACAATTGAGGAGAGACCCTACCAATGAATTTCAgtataaaaacaacaaaattgtcAAACAACTGAAAGACAAAGGTTTTATTGATGCTTCCATGGCCAGAAAATTAACCACCTATAAAGCGATTCCACCAAGAATATATGGACTTCCTAAAGTACACAAAGCAGACATCCCATTGAGGCCCATCGTCTCCACAATTGGCTCAGCGTCAGTTGAACTCAGTCAATTTATGACACAGATTCTCACAGAAGCATTCTCAGATTTCCATGATTATACCATAGCTGACTCTTTCCAATTTGCTTCCAAAATTAATAACTTTATATTACCCCAAGGGTATAAACTCATTTCCTTAGATGCTGTCAgtttattcacgaatatttcactAGAGCTAGTTATACAAATTATCCAGCAGGAATGGTCCAGAGTAAGTCAGGTCACAACCATAGGTATATCACTTTTTCTAATaatcataaagtttttatttgagtccAGCTATTTTGTTTTCAAGGGTTCCTTCATTTCACAAATCTTTGGCTGTGCAATGGGGAGTAAAATCAGTCCCATTTTGGCTAATATAGTCATGTCAGTGCTTTTGAAATATTGCATTCCTCTACAACCCTTCCAGGTGCCGATTACCTATCAATATGTTGATGACCTTCTCCTTGCTATTCCCGAAGACAGGACTGCTACGACTTTGGCAGTTTTCAATAACTACGACCACCACATTAAGTTTAGTGCAGAAGAAGAAACTGAaaatggtgtcccattccttGACACCAAAGCTATCAGATGTGCAGGTAACATTGTAAAATTGGATTGGTACCAAAAACCGACCTCTTCAGGTCGTTATATACATTATAGTTCCAACCATTCTTGGGCTATGaaaactaacttaattaaaggtATGTTTCGTAGAATTAAGAAAATCTGCCATCCAGACTTTCTTCATAACAGTGAAGAAAAGATCTTTGAGAACAATGGTTACCCTAGGATGTTTTTGAACAGATGTCTGCATTCTCTAACTTCTGACCAAATCGACGAGGCCCCACAAATAAGAACATCGACATTAGTCGAACCTGCCACACATGACAAATATGTAAGCCTGCCCCTCATTCCACCATTAACAG GCGTTCTTTTCAGCCAAACTAAAGATAGGATCCACACCATGTCTAGATCTGACGTGGTTTATCGCATTCCATGTGAGAACTGTGAGTCTGTGTATGTTGGACAGACATCACAATGTTTAAAAAGACGTATCTCAATACATAAGAGTGACGCCAGATTACGACCTGATAGATGTGCATTAGCTAGCCATTCGTCCTCTCTAGACCACCATTTTAAGTTTgatgaagttgaaatattatgtaCCAATTCTGACTATAATAAAAGAAGTTTCCTTGAAATgtgttttataaatgaaaatgaaaataatataaataagaagactgacttgaagaatttaagtgttgtatatagttatttgttatccttagatcgtaggccatctagataa
- the LOC123684390 gene encoding uncharacterized protein LOC123684390 isoform X2, with translation MTHNFEHYLLTNARRFVKTHDDLVITPADKGNITVILSTEQYEQKMNQLLQDSSVYKQLRRDPTNEFQYKNNKIVKQLKDKGFIDASMARKLTTYKAIPPRIYGLPKVHKADIPLRPIVSTIGSASVELSQFMTQILTEAFSDFHDYTIADSFQFASKINNFILPQGYKLISLDAVSLFTNISLELVIQIIQQEWSRVSQVTTIGISLFLIIIKFLFESSYFVFKGSFISQIFGCAMGSKISPILANIVMSVLLKYCIPLQPFQVPITYQYVDDLLLAIPEDRTATTLAVFNNYDHHIKFSAEEETENGVPFLDTKAIRCAGNIVKLDWYQKPTSSGRYIHYSSNHSWAMKTNLIKGMFRRIKKICHPDFLHNSEEKIFENNGYPRMFLNRCLHSLTSDQIDEAPQIRTSTLVEPATHDKYVSLPLIPPLTAKLKIGSTPCLDLTWFIAFHVRTVSLCMLDRHHNV, from the exons ATGACACATAACTTTGAGCACTACCTTTTGACCAATGCTAGAAGATTTGTCAAGACACATGATGACTTGGTTATCACTCCTGCTGACAAAGGTAACATCACAGTAATACTTTCCACAGAACAGTATGAACAGAAAATGAACCAGCTTCTACAAGACTCGTCAGTTTACAAACAATTGAGGAGAGACCCTACCAATGAATTTCAgtataaaaacaacaaaattgtcAAACAACTGAAAGACAAAGGTTTTATTGATGCTTCCATGGCCAGAAAATTAACCACCTATAAAGCGATTCCACCAAGAATATATGGACTTCCTAAAGTACACAAAGCAGACATCCCATTGAGGCCCATCGTCTCCACAATTGGCTCAGCGTCAGTTGAACTCAGTCAATTTATGACACAGATTCTCACAGAAGCATTCTCAGATTTCCATGATTATACCATAGCTGACTCTTTCCAATTTGCTTCCAAAATTAATAACTTTATATTACCCCAAGGGTATAAACTCATTTCCTTAGATGCTGTCAgtttattcacgaatatttcactAGAGCTAGTTATACAAATTATCCAGCAGGAATGGTCCAGAGTAAGTCAGGTCACAACCATAGGTATATCACTTTTTCTAATaatcataaagtttttatttgagtccAGCTATTTTGTTTTCAAGGGTTCCTTCATTTCACAAATCTTTGGCTGTGCAATGGGGAGTAAAATCAGTCCCATTTTGGCTAATATAGTCATGTCAGTGCTTTTGAAATATTGCATTCCTCTACAACCCTTCCAGGTGCCGATTACCTATCAATATGTTGATGACCTTCTCCTTGCTATTCCCGAAGACAGGACTGCTACGACTTTGGCAGTTTTCAATAACTACGACCACCACATTAAGTTTAGTGCAGAAGAAGAAACTGAaaatggtgtcccattccttGACACCAAAGCTATCAGATGTGCAGGTAACATTGTAAAATTGGATTGGTACCAAAAACCGACCTCTTCAGGTCGTTATATACATTATAGTTCCAACCATTCTTGGGCTATGaaaactaacttaattaaaggtATGTTTCGTAGAATTAAGAAAATCTGCCATCCAGACTTTCTTCATAACAGTGAAGAAAAGATCTTTGAGAACAATGGTTACCCTAGGATGTTTTTGAACAGATGTCTGCATTCTCTAACTTCTGACCAAATCGACGAGGCCCCACAAATAAGAACATCGACATTAGTCGAACCTGCCACACATGACAAATATGTAAGCCTGCCCCTCATTCCACCATTAACAG CCAAACTAAAGATAGGATCCACACCATGTCTAGATCTGACGTGGTTTATCGCATTCCATGTGAGAACTGTGAGTCTGTGTATGTTGGACAGACATCACAATGTTTAA